The following coding sequences lie in one Anas acuta chromosome 17, bAnaAcu1.1, whole genome shotgun sequence genomic window:
- the LOC137841387 gene encoding immunoglobulin lambda-1 light chain-like translates to MAWAPLLLAVLAHTSGSLVQAAVTQPASKSVNLGGTVQITCSGSSSGYYGWYQQKTPGTGPVTVIYDKNKRPSGIPSRFSGSKSGSTATLTITGFKAEDEAVYYCASYDSSADAGIVTQSNVEVRDRAQLEMETFYFCSLVQAALTQPDSKSVNVAGSVEITCSGSSYGYYGWYQQKTPGSAPVTVIYYNDRRPSGIPSRFSGSKFGSTAMLTITGVQAEDEAVYYCGSVDSSAGAGIVTQSNGDMRDRAQIEMQAFCPCP, encoded by the exons ATGGCCTGGGCCCCTCTCCTCCTCGCGGTGCTCGCCCACACCTCAG gttccctggtccAGGCAGCGGTGACTCAGCCGGCCTCAAAGTCGGTGAACCTGGGAGGAACCGTGCAGATCACCTGCTCTGGGAGTAGCAGTGGCTACTATGGCTGGTACCAGCAGAAGACTCCTGGCACTGGCCCTGTCACCGTGATCTATGACAAGAACAAGAGACCCTCGGGCATCCCTTCACGATTCTCTGGTTCCAAATCTGGCTCCACAGCCACGTTAACCATCACTGGGTTCAAAGCCGAGGATGAGGCCGTCTATTACTGTGCTAGCTACGACAGCAGTGCTGATGCTGGTATAGTGACACAGAGCAATGTGGAAGTGAGGGACAGAGCACAGCTCGAAATGGAGACTTTCTACTTTT gttccctggtccAGGCAGCACTGACTCAGCCAGACTCGAAATCGGTGAATGTGGCAGGATCTGTGGAGATCACCTGCTCCGGGAGTAGCTACGGCTACTATGGCTGGTACCAGCAGAAGACCCCTGGCAGTGCCCCTGTCACTGTGATCTACTATAACGACAggagaccctcgggcatccCTTCACGATTCTCTGGTTCCAAATTTGGCTCCACAGCTATGTTAACCATCACTGGGGTCCAAGCTGAGGACGAGGCCGTCTATTACTGTGGGAGCGTGGAtagcagtgctggtgctggtaTAGTCACACAGAGCAATGGGGACATGAGGGACAGAGCACAGATAGAAATGCAGGCTTTCTGCCCTTGTCCCTAA